One segment of Humidesulfovibrio mexicanus DNA contains the following:
- a CDS encoding tetratricopeptide repeat protein: MREHIAVFLLSGMVVLGAAGGAQAQKLPRECQEAMAVRSPQAQVELFSRCLDTGRLSGADKATTLKQRAVAYMHLGRHQRAIDDVNEAIRIRSDDPDNYYLRGMAYRALGQHRQSIEDSTRAINLDSKFAAAYANRAFSLKATGKESQAKADARRAQELDSSVRVPGF, translated from the coding sequence ATGCGTGAACACATCGCCGTTTTCCTGCTTTCGGGCATGGTCGTCTTGGGCGCCGCTGGCGGGGCGCAGGCGCAGAAACTTCCCAGGGAATGCCAGGAAGCCATGGCCGTCCGCAGCCCGCAGGCGCAAGTGGAGCTTTTCAGCCGCTGTCTCGACACCGGTCGGCTTTCCGGGGCGGACAAGGCCACCACCCTTAAGCAGCGCGCCGTGGCCTACATGCACCTTGGCAGGCACCAGCGCGCCATCGACGATGTGAACGAGGCCATCAGGATCCGGTCGGACGATCCGGACAACTATTACCTGCGCGGCATGGCCTACAGGGCCCTTGGCCAGCACAGGCAGTCCATAGAGGACAGCACCCGAGCCATCAATCTGGACTCCAAATTCGCAGCCGCCTACGCCAATCGGGCGTTTTCGCTCAAGGCCACAGGCAAGGAGAGCCAGGCCAAGGCAGATGCCCGCCGGGCTCAGGAACTCGATTCCAGTGTCAGGGTGCCGGGGTTCTAG